The following coding sequences lie in one Montipora foliosa isolate CH-2021 chromosome 11, ASM3666993v2, whole genome shotgun sequence genomic window:
- the LOC137976399 gene encoding uncharacterized protein, protein MTGQPFVAQPCEDKGLEEKIRTFKANKSLSKYKKVDEDLDVSVFEGLNLKEYLEVKYHICSTEHHQPCLECASLIEIGNEIKKEGYLRLNRAFSISNPGDTYKSTHAKRKLLQIPLAAIKIADKECGGQLVYLVDKNSNLATARGLLKLLHAKPCNNAPAGLSKETIKNLFQLSESEAERERLTFAISKASGLSSTKLRNLYGFQDLTARQERVESAMEKAKEIRESIEFVAQIKENAILRSFGISVESDSDDDASESEESCSDSEDNVCEETAREACNVSKTNQAGDACSTHEFSLPEDPNLCKQVTETGQTYLNTHQLMDLLQECQLNWFCFAEVLKQKLSQHQGEHLLDQVLLDFSGQLPYLNLSLHVEKLIEQSRQAYLTDQRLNNLNDDDMIVSESEEEGIQEAQSLSAVTDIMQPAAKAALEKRVKAVRRKSRREFVRQMTERRLLKRKRSRKLGRVLRNYPDIGRTVEEFVKQNGVGADAWRRTGVLTFDGNRRLGNKVTYSRIKEHLEKTYKSTFSYGTVVQLCVARNKRRKSSQNYKGVARVTCRRTRKGFTIRYNPDQHWSSALYRGLDYIQYADGTDKIILNRDDQAGFRLDTHGTHNKHATLCVQGNVPLATKTDFVTKYPAVLQTTSYNFTETKTTTEQCAGIVKAIPVHCKNPAQHASDVEFLEQTEAFESIFINQSTDERKKMECIRVDGGNDEGPGHVEVQFFWTKRHMQKETIVQLVTTRDAGSSNRNRVELQNGCLAQGHTNLYIPSTLNGSCMENGKVDNEKLCKNLNDAIDVYISRVDGCPCGDTQIHLFKGPQSDGDENQKLRDLFKIYIKGSTKEKEGLKKTHPDEYRTINEIWNLRNKHMVKGLPAKYVFHLVCCYEKDCIHPECQRGPPDALPVWYPGGPPVSFLPMPVPDIERPYGSPNCKDCVGTACAGHYLLPSLQIEKFLKGEIEQLQSVPPPTEVLKKIFSEGDEDKIDQASLKTLLPPDKVKMWFQHLKEVQDNRKKGAKKAAETRKKNKGQKQKDRRQNGEEDSTCMTCLQEEPPLNVKVVHWIGCDKCQAWHHQFCVGFTDSVCADDVDWKCNHCIAEDLM, encoded by the exons ATGACTGGGCAGCCCTTTGTTGCTCAACCTTGTGAGGATAAAGGGCTGGAAGAGAAAATTAGAACATTCAAGGCGAACAAATCATTGTCAAAGTACAAAAAAGTAGATGAGGACTTGGATGTGTCTGTCTTTGAGGGGCTCAACCTAAAGGAATATTTAGAAGTCAAATACCATATCTGCTCAACAGAACATCATCAGCCATGCCTTGAATGCGCATCTCTTATTGAAATTGGAAATGAAATCAAGAAAGAAGGATATTTGAGGCTTAATAGAGCATTTTCGATTTCTAATCCAGGGGATACATACAAAAGTACTCACGCAAAGAGAAAACTTCTGCAGATCCCATTGGCTGCTATTAAGATAGCAGATAAGGAATGTGGTGGACAACTTGTGTATCTAGTCGACAAGAACTCAAATTTAGCAACAGCAAGAGGGCTTCTGAAGCTCTTGCATGCCAAGCCCTGTAACAATGCACCAGCAGGTCTTTCAAAGGAAACTATTAAAAACCTATTCCAGTTGTCAGAGTCAGAAGCAGAGCGGGAACGACTAACATTTGCAATTTCAAAAGCATCAGGTCTCTCTTCCACAAAACTGAGAAACCTTTACGGTTTTCAAGATCTTACGGCTCGTCAGGAGCGTGTGGAATCAGCAATGGAAAAGGCAAAAGAGATCAGAGAAAGCATAGAATTTGTAGCCCAAATAAAGGAGAATGCCATTTTACGGTCATTTGGTATTTCAGTTGAAAGTGACAGTGATGATGATGCTAGCGAATCAGAAGAAAGTTGTTCTGACTCTGAGGATAATGTTTGTGAGGAAACTGCTAGAGAAGCCTGTAATGTGAGTAAGACTAACCAAGCTGGGGACGCCTGTTCCACGCACGAGTTCAGCCTACCAGAAGATCCAAATCTCTGCAAACAGGTGACTGAAACTGGACAAACGTATTTAAATACACACCAGCTAATGGACCTACTTCAAGAATGCCAGCTCAACTGGTTTTGTTTCGCAGAGGTGCTGAAACAGAAGCTATCACAGCATCAAGGAGAACATTTACTGGATCAGGTTCTTTTAGACTTTAGTGGACAACTTCCATATTTGAACCTATCCCTTCATGTAGAGAAACTAATAGAACAAAGCAGACAGGCCTATCTTACAGATCAAAGATTGAATAATTTGAATGATGACGATATGATTGTAAGTGAGTCAGAAGAAGAAGGCATTCAAGAGGCTCAATCATTATCTGCTGTTACTGATATAATGCAGCCAGCTGCAAAAGCAGCCTTAGAGAAGCGTGTGAAGGCTGTTCGCCGAAAATCAAGAAGAGAATTTGTTAGACAAATGACTGAAAGGAGGCTCTTAAAACGAAAACGAAGTAGAAAACTAGGCAGAGTTCTCAGAAATTATCCTGATATAGGTCGGACTGTAGAAGAGTTTGTAAAGCAAAATGGTGTGGGGGCAGATGCATGGCGCAGGACTGGGGTCTtgaccttcgatggaaacaggCGCCTTGGAAATAAAGTGACTTATTCAAGGATAAAAGAACATCTAGAGAAAACCTACAAGAGCACATTCAGCTATGGCACAGTGGTGCAACTTTGTGTGGCACGAAACAAACGAAGGAAATCGTCCCAAAATTACAAGGGAGTGGCACGGGTCACCTGCAGACGTACACGTAAAGGCTTTACTATCAGATATAATCCTGACCAGCACTGGTCCTCAGCACTATACCGTGGGCTGGATTACATCCAATATGCTGATGGAACGGATAAGATAATTTTGAATAGAGATGACCAGGCAGGTTTCCGCTTGGACACCCATGGCACACACAATAAGCATGCAACACTGTGTGTCCAGGGAAATGTTCCACTTGCCACCAAAACAGATTTTGTAACAAAATATCCTGCTGTTCTACAAACAACAAGTTACAATTTCACAGAAACCAAGACCACAACAGAACAATGTGCAGGGATTGTAAAAGCAATACCAGTTCACTGCAAGAATCCTGCCCAACATGCATCAGATGTCGAATTTCTTGAACAGACCGAAGCATTTGAGTCCATATTCATAAATCAGAGCACAGATGAAAGGAAGAAAATGGAATGTATTCGAGTTGATGGTGGGAATGATGAGGGACCAGGCCATGTTGAGGTCCAGTTTTTCTGGACAAAGCGTCATATGCAGAAGGAAACCATAGTTCAGCTGGTAACAACTCGTGATGCAGGATCTAGCAATAGAAACCGTGTTGAACTGCAGAACGGCTGTCTAGCGCAAGGTCACACAAATTTATATATACCTTCTACACTGAATGGTTCATGTATGGAAAATGGCAAAGTTGACAATGAGAAACTGTGTAAGAACCTAAATGATGCGATTGATGTTTATATCAGCAGGGTAGATGGCTGCCCATGCGGGGACACACAGATCCACTTATTTAAGGGTCCGCAGAGTGACGGGGATGAAAATCAAAAGCTAAGAGATTTGTTCAAGATTTATATTAAGGGAAGTACAAAAGAGAAGGAGGGTCTTAAAAAGACTCATCCAGATGAATATCGTACCATCAACGAAATTTGGAATCTTAGAAACAAACACATGGTCAAGGGACTACCTGCAAAATATGTGTTCCACTTGGTGTGCTGTTACGAAAAGGATTGCATCCACCCAGAATGTCAAAGAGGTCCTCCAGATGCACTTCCTGTGTGGTACCCTGGGGGACCTCCAGTCAGTTTTCTGCCCATGCCAGTTCCAGACATTGAAAG gcCATATGGCAGTCCAAATTGCAAGGATTGTGTTGGAACTGCATGTGCTGGGCACTACCTCCTGCCAAGTCTCCAGATTGAGAAATTTCTTAAAGGAGAGATTGAGCAGCTTCAGTCCGTTCCACCCCCTACTGAGGTGTTGAAGAAGATTTTCAGTGAAGGTGATGAGGACAAAATCGACCAAGCCTCCTTAAAGACCCTTCTACCCCCTGACAAG GTGAAAATGTGGTTTCAGCACTTGAAGGAGGTTCAGGACAATAGGAAGAAAGGGGCTAAAAAGGCAGCAGAAACCCGGAAAAAGAATAAAGGGCAAAAACAGAAAGACAGACGTCAAAAT GGAGAAGAAGACAGCACTTGTATGACATGTTTGCAAGAGGAACCACCCTTGAACGTAAAAGTGGTCCACTGGATTGGGTGTGACAAATGCCAAGCATGGCATCACCAGTTTTGCGTTGGATTCACAGACTCTGTATGCGCTGATGATGTTGACTGGAAGTGCAATCACTGCATTGCGGAGGATCTTATGTAG